From one Microbacterium sp. 10M-3C3 genomic stretch:
- a CDS encoding beta-phosphoglucomutase family hydrolase: protein MPEANDTQLPDLTAYDAVLFDLDGVLTPTAEVHMRAWQTMFDRLFADWHIEPPYSERDYFEHLDGKKRYDGVASLLRSRDIEVPWGDPSDPSTADTVCGIGNRKNDVFSSLLRTEGIAPYPGSVRLVDRLRAAGVPIAVVSSSKNAEEVLQAAGIRDRFPVVMDGVIAERDHLRSKPAPDVFVEAARMLGVEPARSVAVEDAISGVESAAAGGFAVVVGVDRGAGADALREAGATVVVDDLAALVD from the coding sequence GTGCCCGAGGCCAACGACACGCAGCTGCCCGACCTGACCGCCTACGACGCCGTGCTGTTCGACCTGGACGGGGTGCTCACGCCCACCGCCGAGGTGCACATGCGCGCGTGGCAGACGATGTTCGACCGCCTGTTCGCCGACTGGCACATCGAGCCGCCGTACTCCGAGCGCGACTACTTCGAGCACCTCGACGGCAAGAAGCGCTACGACGGCGTCGCGAGCCTGCTGCGCAGCCGCGACATCGAGGTGCCGTGGGGCGACCCGTCCGACCCGTCGACGGCCGACACGGTCTGCGGCATCGGCAACCGCAAGAACGACGTCTTCTCGAGCCTGCTGCGCACCGAGGGGATCGCCCCCTACCCGGGCTCCGTGCGCCTGGTCGACCGGCTGCGCGCCGCAGGCGTGCCCATCGCCGTCGTCTCCAGCTCCAAGAACGCCGAAGAGGTGCTGCAGGCCGCGGGCATCCGCGACCGCTTCCCCGTCGTCATGGACGGCGTGATCGCCGAGCGCGACCACCTGCGCTCGAAGCCCGCGCCCGACGTGTTCGTCGAGGCGGCCCGGATGCTGGGCGTCGAGCCGGCGCGCTCGGTCGCCGTCGAAGACGCCATCAGCGGCGTCGAATCCGCCGCCGCGGGCGGCTTCGCGGTCGTCGTGGGCGTCGATCGCGGTGCGGGCGCGGACGCGCTGCGCGAAGCCGGTGCGACGGTCGTCGTGGACGACCTCGCCGCGCTCGTAGACTGA